The genomic segment GTGTTCCGCTTGGCCATCAGGTCCAGTGGTGTCACTTGAGAAAAACTGTAAAGACTTATATCCTTTGGGGCTATATGAGGTTTGTGGGTTTCGACCTGTCGGAACAGAGTGATTGGAATTTCGCTACGTCGCAGTGGCAGCTGGGGGCAGTGTAACGCAGACGACAGACGGACGACGAGAGAGTGATTGTCGTGCGTTTTTCCCCGTTCAGGCAATATTTCATGCGAATCGTGGAGTGGTTTAGTTGCGTCAGAGGATCTTGTGGCTGTGGTCGAGGCGGATAGGCATTGCTACCATGTTTCTGTGAAGAGAATTATTGTTAATTTTCCGCGTCAGTTGGGCTCACgtgcgtgcatgtgtgtgctTTGGCGCGAAAGCTTCTTTCCGAGGCCGGTACGAGCAACTGGGTTTTACGTGGTACACTCTATTCCCGCTTATTCATAAACCCTGGTTCTTTATTAGGTTATTGTCGAAGGCTTGTTGGCCAAGTGCTGAGGTCAGCACTGAATTCTCCTTAAAACGCTGTTTGTGAAACAATGGACAGTTGAACTGCCGTTAGTGCCGGATCTTGCTGTAGATTCATTTTAAAGCCAAACTTTCACGGAAGATGCCGTATCGGATAACACACGCAGATGCCTGACGTATTACTGTCCTGCTCTCCAGGAATTGTAAATGTTCAAAGATGTTCGCACACTTTCGCTTAAGTAGATCGTAACGCACAGATGTACATACACAGAGAGAATACTCTTCGCACTGGCGAAACTTTCTGCGAAGCAGAACACATGCCTCACTAGGGCCACATAAGATGTTTCGCACACGTGTTCGTCAATGCATATATCGCGAGGCAAGCAGACATATTTTCAAGTGTTGAAACTGACAGGTCAAGCGAAAAAAACCGTAAAAAGATAAATTATGCCCATCTCTGCATCTAAGTTGATACTTGGTTATATGTTAGACGCAAACTTCCCCCCTAATGCCGTAGTTATTGAACAGGCGTGGGATAACAAAAGTGATACGCGTGCTTTAAGGTAGTTTTCCTGCCACTGTCTTATTCGAGGAAAGTATGTCACACGGCCGTGTCCCTTCGAACTCTTGTAACTTGGTGAAAGTCGCAGATTCCTGGGCGGTGTTGCCTCGAAGTCAGAACAAACCCAGACTAAACTAACACGAAGTACCGTGATCAATCGTTCCAACTAAGCAGCCTGCAAGTCGGTGTACGAGGCAGAGGTTTCTTGTTGTCAGTGTGAAGTCTCCGGCGATCTCACTTCATAGGGCGCTCGGTACGAGGTGGCCCCACGAGACCGCGCGAATCGTTTATGCTGAATTTCGAAATAAGGCGGGAAAgtgcggagaaaaagaactaTGGAACCTGTACTGAAAACCACCTTAAGAACGCAAATTAAGGCAAGACAGAAATTCTCTGGTTACACGAGAGAGGTACAGTAAGCAGCGTGACAAATCGGTGTGCTGTCTCGTACATGCCCGTGAGCGGTGACTTCGCGAATGCGGTTTCTACTCAATTCTGCGGACACCACCTTCCTCAAATGTCTGCATGCTGTAGATACAGTAGCCGCACTCAAGTGTTGCTTGAAACTGCGGGAGTTTCTTCGATTTTCTGAAGGAAACGCAAGCGAAAAGAGCCCGCTTCTTGCCACGCTTCTTGTCCATCGTAATACTGAGGGTTGCACCTGCCGTGAATCTGCGTAGACATTTCTTCGCTGAGTTGTAAGCCGTCGCTGCacctgcacacacacagcaCCTGTTCTGCCTTTGTGTCCTTCGCTGCACTGCATGGCTCCAAATCGACAATGCCTACACCGTTAACCCGACATCAATGTGGCAAGAAAAAAACCGATGGATCTTTCAGACTTAGCTTTCCCACGTAGGTCTCTTACCGCTTTCTGTCCATCCGCCTGAGGCTCAAAGCCCTGTTTTCTCCTGGAGAGGCGAAACCCTTTCCGACCCGACACACTGGGTACTGGTGGAAGTAAATGTGTGGTGTAGACACCATTTCTACGGCTTCTCTGCAACGTTCTGATCTTTTGGACTTTACACCCGTTTTGCAGCAAAAATGCCTCAGTCGAGGCGACGAAAGTCGCAACGGGGGTTGCCAGGTCGCGGTAGAGCAACCCCCCAAAACATAGGTAACCTCCGATTTCTGTCTAGCGTGGATACAACGCCCGCGGCCAAGGAAGAGTTCCCGTTAACACCAACACCCCCTTTCGCCCATCCATCGCTGAAGCATCCGCCACGTATCTCTCAGACAGCGTCTACTGCTGTTGATGACGCGAGTGCTTCTCAGGAGGGAAGTCCAATATTGCCtactttctctccttcgtccaCTGACTCTTCTGTTGCGCCTTTTCCTAGTCAAGCAGggtctccgtctccacgGTCAACTTCTCCCTGCGCTGTCGATTGTGAAAACGTCCGAAGACGTGTGCAGACACCGGAATCTCGCAGTGATTCCTGCTGGAAGAATCGGGACATCCAACCGGACGACAACGCCCACTCAACATGGACCTTGTCTCCCAGCAGTCTCCCGAGTCCTGCCACAGTTCTCCTGTCTTGCGGCGCGGTGGTACTCACATGGCTGCAAGATCCCATCCTGTCTCTTGTCGCCTCGGCCGTCACTGCAGCTGccccgtctctgtctgtttccgGAGCTTCCGACGCAGACCTTGCAGCTGGAATAGACAGAGAAGCTACGAGTCGAAATGTGGCAGTGGCGTCGGTCGGGGTAAGTGGCCAGCTTTGCGATGGGCTGGCTGCTTTGACCATCGGCATTGGTATTACAACGGCGGTTTTGTGTTCGTCAGcctcgaaaaaagaagaatcTTGCCCGACAAAGGCCGGGAGCGAGACCTCTACTCGGAGCCCGACCAGGTCACTTCTTTCTGATCCACCAAAGGGTTTTATGTCTGTTCCAGGCTCACCGCGCTCGGGAAATGGGAGCGCAACGGCCAAGCTTGGGGTCAGAAAACACGGCGGTGACTTtgaagcgggagagaaaacggcgtCCGTTCAAAGCCCGCATGCGAGGACTGACAACCTAGACCTCGTCTGCCTCCGAACATGCATTGTAGGCGTGTGGATAAGTGGTGAGTGAAAAATCCAAGACACGTGGCACCACCCGAAAGCGCACTCGCCTCCGAACGCCTTCCGGGAAAAATGTATTGCAGACTAGTCGTTCCATGTGCTGCCCGCGATTCACAGAAGTTACTGCTTCACAGCACTTTTCGGTTGGATTCCGCTCACGACGAGGCGTTTCTGGAAAGAGcaaacctctctcaggcAACTCTAGCGGCTACGCGTGACCACTACCCGCAGATGAGTAAAAGAATGAAACCGCTGAACTCTTGATAGTTCCGCTTCGAGTACCTGCTGTACGGACACTTGGTGTGATTGAGGGTTACGTGAATGGTGCCGAGATCCCGCGACTGAAGTGTCTGCCAGAATACCGCCTCAACTAATCGTctggacgaagaggacggcTCGAAGCATTTCCAACGTTGGTGTTGAACACGGGCTTGGCTCCTAATAGTGTTTtacagaagaaggaggctcCGGTGGCAGCATTCGCACCAAAACCAGAGGGGTGTGAATGGACTTTAGATGCTACTCGGCCATGTAAAAAGACCCCTCACTTCGTGAGCCGGATGCGTCACACAAGAACACGAGCCTTTGTTGGCTTCACATGGGAGCCACGCGTGGacttttgttgtttttctcttgttttttttcagcaTACACCGGAGCACTTCTGAGTTTGCTCCTCTGGTTGACAATGAGCTCGTTGCtagcttttttcttttcggcgtcttcgtcccatcttcttctctttcttacACGCAAGTGCATTTCGCTGCGGTTGCTCTCACTTCCATTCTCGATTATTTCTCTCACGGCAAAAGCCGCTCTGCTGGCCCTGCGGGACCCCCTTCCTCCTGTCATCTCTGCGGTTGCTGCAGCTGCCTCCATCCCTCTTCTGCTAACtgcgagtttcttctctcattACATGTGCTCTTTCGGCGACACCGCGtcgtcctttctttcctcagcGGAGACGAGCGAACTGCCTGTTTCCCTGTCGTTAGAGGAGGCTTTGCGACCCTCTGAAGGAGCGTTCCAGAACGGCCTGACTCCAGCGGAAGTGGCGGATTACCACAGGATCCGGTGCATTGTCGTGGCTGTGGTTTTTACTCAAATAATCGTGGCGCTTGTTCTTCTCGTGCGTCTTTTTCAACGGACGCTGGCCCTAGTCCGAAGTCAACGAGATCGTGGGATGGAAAGGAGCGGAGAGGaggcggtgaaaaacacgaCCTCGCTCGAGAAGGGCGAGTGGGTGAACGAAACAAACCAAGTGCTCCACCCGAATCTGGAAGGCGGGAAGGAAACCGTCTGTCGAAAAGGCAGGGACGAACGAAGCCTCTTAGTAGCGTTGCTACAGCTTCCGACGAATAGCGAgcttctcgagttctcccCATTCCTCGCGAGCTGTCTGGTCCAGAGTACTGTCAGGTACGCAACGTTTGTTTCTCAACGCGTTTTCGGGGGCTTGCTTTTTTTGCCTAATACGCGCGAGAATTGCATGTAGTGGTCGCTCTGCTGTTGTCCATTGCTGTGTGCGTGCATCCAGAGTCGTTCTTTACTCCACTATGATGAAAGTCTCCGCATCGTGGGGAGTCAAAGCCCTAGCGGCTTACCAGGTAAACGGGCTGGATGCCACTAAAAAGTGTTGCGCTTTCCTTGACCCTCTATGGCAGTGAAGAGGAAATGTCCCATCGGAAAAAAAAACCGTGTCGATCCGACAGCCgccgctcttcgtcgcccGCCCTCGCCAATAGGTGTACATGTTGTAACGCACTGGAGGCGGCTCCTGACCACGCAACCCGTTCAGGATTCAGAGGGACTGTTTCCTGAGAATAGTTCGAGTCCGTCTAGCTTGGAGGCGCGTCCGAATGATGGCCTGTTAGTTGCTGGCCGTATCTGCGAATCCGTGACTTTGATAGTCGCGAACGAGACCTGGAGCTTGAGTCGGTAGAAAATACGTGCCGGCAGTGAGATTCCGACTCGTGGGACCGTCCACCCTCCTAACGGGAGAGACAGTGTGGCTTTAAAGACATGGAAGTCTTTTTCTCATTTCCCGTGTTGTGCCCAGGTTGCCTCGAGTGTTTACACAGTTCACGGTCTGCCGTGCGAAGCGTTAACGCAAGTCACCCAGTCCATTATCCGAAATGCAGAGTCTCTCGTGTCGGAAACCAGTTGGCCCACATCGGGGGAAGCGACGTCGGCAGGTGGTTCTCCAGAGCCTACgagggaaaacgaaggcCGCGACCGTTCCTGTTTCGTGTCTGAGAAAAGTCCAGCCACGCAGAGTATTCTTTGCGGTGGTGAGAGTCCAGTGTGCGGAATAAAACATACTCCGCAGGACTTGATCGCGCGTCGAGCTTCAGTCATGCGTCACGTCCATCGCCGGTTACTTCGCACGGCGGGATGGATGGGACTCGGTGCCGCAGTGTCGGCTGCGTGCGTCGGCTTCTCGTGTAAGTTCACCCGAAGCGCACAGTAGGCGACGTAGATTCACTGACAAGCATTTCTACATTCTCTGAAGTCGCCACTGGCGAGCGGACCGCCCTGCGTTCTCTTGGCATCCGGTTGCGCTCAGGGGCATAGCAGGAAAACACGGCGCTGTCGCCCAATCTGGCTGCCGACACAGATATTTTCATCCTCTCTTATTACCTCTAATAACCGGCTGGGACTGAGGAAACAGAGCACTCGGGTCACACGCACGGTGTAATTTCTGCATTCGATGTGTTTCATGCAGTCTGCCTTCGTTTGCAATCGTCGAGCCGAGGTTTGGCGGCGACTTTGCTGGGGCTCTGCCTCGCCAGCACGCCAGCGCTGGCGCTTGTGCCTGTCACTGCGGCTCTCGAGGGTCTTCTGCTTCACGCGAAGCGCCTGCGGACTATCGCCTGTGCGTACTTAGTTTCTCTGCCCCTaccgctgctgctgctcctgcATTCACATGTCTCGAATAGCGGCGAAGATTCTCACGCTCCCTCGGCTGCCGACAAGCTTCCAGGCATACCAGGAGAAAGTGACGCCGGCGACGCTTACAACGATACCCCAGTCTACGGTGTGGCTATCGTCTGGCTCTTGCCACTTGTGTATAACTTAGGAAGAGCCGGAGTGTACGGCCTCGCGTGGTGCCGCGCGCGATACGAAGCTGAAGTGGCCGAAAAGGACTGTCTGGCTGTCCAACACAGTAAAGGAGATGCCTTGTGTTAGTGGCGACTTTGCCGCATGCGTGTCTGTGACGCATCGGGCAGTAACCCATCTGTGAAAGGCACGAAGACCAGGGCAGTGGAAGGTGACGATATTCAGACTCTGAGATAAAGCGTTTCCAGCCGCCCCGTGGGTCGAGTGGGAAACTTGTTTGATCTTGGCGAAACCAGTTCTGTAGGTTACAAATCTGTGTGTAAGTGCAGGTCAGAGTGCTTGCctcaagagaagaacaaTGTCTGAGACACTAAATGTACTTTGAGATCTTGTCTCGGTTGTTGGGTAGTATCGTTTCTTGGTTCACGCGATATCCTTTGGCGTGGGTATACTCGTTTCTGTTGTCCGTCACCGAGGCAAGCGGATGGGCTCCTGAGGCGTTCAAGTGGTTCCCTTTTGTCCGTAAAGGCACTGCCATACAGTGTTGACGGGTTTGCGCTTTGGAATGCGCTGGCTCTGGAGCGAGAAAACTCTAACCACACCGCGGGAGCTTCAGCGTCTTCTACACTGACAACTGACGGAAACCTGACAGCGTCACATCCATTTTGACCAACGCCCCTCCAGGGAGCCCGTTCCACTGGGTGGGTGTAGCGTTTGATGGTCCAGATCCCGCTCCAGACTAAAGAGTCACTGCAGAGTCGGGATGAAAGGGGGGGTCAAACTAAATTCAGGAGAGCGGCACTGAAGCAGACCACCGCTTATTCGCCTATTGATTTACACTCGCTGTTCCACAGAGCTGGAACAACCGACGGAGTCCGGTCTAGAGACAGGAAGGATGCAATGAGAATCCACTACGCATGCTAGATACAAGAAGCGGGAGGGGTCGAAACGTGTGAAAAGGagtataaatataaatatacatcCTTCGTCTGTGATACGCACTAAGCAACAGCCTCCAGCGCGGACGAGGTTGCGGTTCACTGTTGACGCAGAGAACTCATTCGACTGCGAAGTCCCAACCGGACGTGTCGAGCACCCATGAGGAAACGAACGACGGCAGCGAACACCGTGTCTGCAGAGGATGACACACTGTGTGTGCCTCGAGAGCTCTGTGTAAGAAgtgaggaggcggcgaaTCACAGTGGGCTTCCTTTCCACGCTCCATTGTTTATGTGGattgctgcatgcaggcgaatAGCATAGCCAGTATTTCTGACACGAAAGAAACCAATTCAAGCCCTGGCCCCCGACGTGTCGAACGTCTCAAACAAGACTGCACTGAAGGACTTTGCTTCCAACCCACGACGATGTACTGAAACGAAGAAAGCCGGAAAATAACAGTAGAACATGCGCAAGAAAGAACTGTCAACGCCCTGGCGTGGCCCTGCTAAGCGCTCCCGGACTTCGACTCCTCGGTTTGCTTTACCTTCATATAGCATAAAGAAATGCCTTCTGCACAATCTCCGAATCCCTCAGAATTCGAAGGGTCCACTGCAATACGGCGACTGACGGTGTTGCCCCCTACTCGGCAAAAAGGCAGAACCGCCTGTCTGCCCCCGTCGTGTCAGGCGAATGCCTTTTTCCAGAAATATTTCTTCACTGTGCTGCTCTGAAACCCCGCTCACCAATACAGTCGTACAGATGCAAGAAAACCTTGTTACACATTTTCACGTGTCTCTCCCACACAGTGTATACATAGAGAAGCGtttgttcctctctgtgtaaactatctgcatgcgtgcgtTTGTTGGCAGGTGCGTTGCCGACGCACCTGCGGACAAAGTGCCACGCGTTTCCTTTCGGTTTTACGCGATTTCTCTTTGTGTTCCCCCAGTCCTACACGACAATCCTCACCTGAAGGATTACGCGCACCTATCCATGTTTTTCCTCCCCCTTTGTATCTCCCGCGGCCGCACCACCACCAGTACCCGACCCGCTGTTTGTGTCAGTGTCCTGTTGGACTTCTGTGCCGGCAGTTGCCGTTTTTTCTTGCacgtcttctgtttcgctcGTTGTCTGCCCGTGACTGCCTTCGATTTGCGGAGACCGGCCCGACTGTGGCTTCGATTCAGACTCACTCTGGCCGTTTGCTTGGCCGTTTTGCTGGCTGCTTGCTACAGCCAACCCCGCCGCTGGCGAACCCGAACCGAACAAAAAGGCAGCCACTGCCGCTGAGCCTGCAGCGGCGGCTTCCGCTGGACTCCGCGAGACATGTTCAGAAGCAGGTACTGGCGTGGTGTTTTTGCCGCTTTCCTCGGCACGGCCTGCACCAGATGAGACTTGCTCCCGCTTCACCTCCTGAGCTTCGGAGGAGTCTTTGGGTGTAGTGACACCCGAAGCGGAGGGACGCGTCTTCACAGGAACTGCCGTGCTCCCCCCTGCTTCTTGGATGATGCGAAGGACTGCCGCTGGGGAAACACGAACGAAACACAAATGAGACAAAGGAAAATGAGTAGAAACACAATGAGAGGAAGCAAAACTAAGCACGCTTACACTCCCACGCCATCCACACCGCAGCACCGGAGAGGCTTCACCTCCATCTGGGACTGGCGCAGAGGAAACCCAAATCACCATCGCACCGTCCTAACCGCGCACTTGCCTAGGCTGTTTCTTTCCAGGAGATAGGGAGAAAAACTCTTTCGTACCCGAACCCGTTCCGGCGGACATAGAAATCTAACCACTGAAGAAAATGCAGGTGCACAAGAATGCACCAGAAGGACTGTGCACGCGCAGAAATGTGCAGCAAAGGAAGCAGGCGCACCGCGGTAGACACGCTGACGACGCGGCGACGCGTCGACACAATCCGGTCACATTCCACTCAGTTTACTGAGATCGAGTTTCATCTTAGGTGCGCAGATGGAAATACGTAATCCATGTGTGGATGAACCTGCTTGAGGCCTCACTTCAAGCTTCGTACTCCTTCGTTTACAGCTTGTACCGCTACATTCAGCACCTTAGCGCTACTTTCGAGAACTGTATGCGTTCATACTGGCGTACTCAAATCAGTGGCTGCTTCAGAGAGAAGGGTCGCCTACCCCTTTTGAGTATAAAGTGGACTAGCCGGCTTCATTCTGTGACTTCAAGTTTCTCACCTTTCTTCATCGCAGCTGATGGCTCCGCAAAAACCACACTGAGGGACCTGCCGTCGTACGTGCTTCCTGCgacacgaaaaaaaaacatcaGTCCGTgcagacgcgagacagaagcatgAAAAGGTCACCCGCCTACGGTTGGATGCCTGTGCAACTCTCACTCCCCAAGCTCCGCTGGGAAGTCATACATCCAGCTCGCTACACATTCATCACCGTCGcc from the Toxoplasma gondii ME49 chromosome IX, whole genome shotgun sequence genome contains:
- a CDS encoding hypothetical protein (encoded by transcript TGME49_291940~Predicted trans-membrane domain (TMHMM2.0):329-349:353-376:382-405:408-431:487-510:735-758:764-787:858-881), which translates into the protein MPQSRRRKSQRGLPGRGRATPQNIGNLRFLSSVDTTPAAKEEFPLTPTPPFAHPSLKHPPRISQTASTAVDDASASQEGSPILPTFSPSSTDSSVAPFPSQAGSPSPRSTSPCAVDCENVRRRVQTPESRSDSCWKNRDIQPDDNAHSTWTLSPSSLPSPATVLLSCGAVVLTWLQDPILSLVASAVTAAAPSLSVSGASDADLAAGIDREATSRNVAVASVGVSGQLCDGLAALTIGIGITTAVLCSSASKKEESCPTKAGSETSTRSPTRSLLSDPPKGFMSVPGSPRSGNGSATAKLGVRKHGGDFEAGEKTASVQSPHARTDNLDLVCLRTCIVGVWISAYTGALLSLLLWLTMSSLLAFFFSASSSHLLLFLTRKCISLRLLSLPFSIISLTAKAALLALRDPLPPVISAVAAAASIPLLLTASFFSHYMCSFGDTASSFLSSAETSELPVSLSLEEALRPSEGAFQNGLTPAEVADYHRIRCIVVAVVFTQIIVALVLLVRLFQRTLALVRSQRDRGMERSGEEAVKNTTSLEKGEWVNETNQVLHPNLEGGKETVCRKGRDERSLLVALLQLPTNSELLEFSPFLASCLVQSTVRVVLYSTMMKVSASWGVKALAAYQVASSVYTVHGLPCEALTQVTQSIIRNAESLVSETSWPTSGEATSAGGSPEPTRENEGRDRSCFVSEKSPATQSILCGGESPVCGIKHTPQDLIARRASVMRHVHRRLLRTAGWMGLGAAVSAACVGFSFCLRLQSSSRGLAATLLGLCLASTPALALVPVTAALEGLLLHAKRLRTIACAYLVSLPLPLLLLLHSHVSNSGEDSHAPSAADKLPGIPGESDAGDAYNDTPVYGVAIVWLLPLVYNLGRAGVYGLAWCRARYEAEVAEKDCLAVQHSKGDALC